The Arachis hypogaea cultivar Tifrunner chromosome 16, arahy.Tifrunner.gnm2.J5K5, whole genome shotgun sequence genome contains a region encoding:
- the LOC140179775 gene encoding mannan endo-1,4-beta-mannosidase 7-like — MKHRLFFMPFSIIVCIMMILIVEADNNNDGFVKARGIQLVLNGNPYYANGFNAYWLMFEASEPSQRNKVSSAFQDASSLGLNIARTWAFSDGGYKPLQYSPGSYNEDMFQGLDFVISEAKKYGMKLVLSLVNNYEDMGGKKQYVEWGRSQGQSINSEDDFYTNPVVKGYYKNHIKGWIEEMASYVKSIDGNHLLEAGLEGFYGQSKQETNPSFQAGTDFIANNQIPEIDFATVHSYPDQWLSGSSYEDQISFLSHWLNEHIQDAQNTLHKPVLFAEFGISTKTFGSNTKPRDQFYNTVYSKIYSSASGGGAAVGCLFWQLLDQGMDTFRDGYEVVISESPSTASLIAQESQKMNRIRKKY; from the exons ATGAAGCACAGGTTGTTCTTTATGCCATTTTCAATTATTGTGTGCATCATGATGATACTCATAGTAGAAGCAGATAACAATAATGATGGTTTTGTGAAAGCAAGAGGGATTCAGCTTGTGTTGAATGGAAACCCTTATTATGCAAATGGTTTCAATGCATATTGGCTAATGTTTGAAGCATCTGAACCTTCTCAAAGAAACAAAGTGTCTTCAGCATTTCAAGATGCTTCAAGCCTTGGACTTAACATTGCAAGAACTTGGGCTTTCAGTGATGGTGGCTATAAACCTCTTCAATACTCTCCTGGATCCTACAATGAAGACATGTTCCAA GGGTTGGATTTTGTAATATCAGAAGCGAAAAAATATGGGATGAAGCTTGTGTTGAGTTTGGTAAATAATTATGAGGACATGGGAGGGAAGAAACAATATGTTGAATGGGGAAGGAGTCAGGGCCAATCCATAAATTCTGAAGATGATTTCTACACAAACCCTGTTGTCAAGGGATACTATAAAAACCACATTAAG GGTTGGATTGAAGAGATGGCATCTTATGTGAAATCCATAGATGGAAATCACTTGCTTGAAGCTGGTCTTGAAGGTTTTTATGGGCAATCAAAGCAAGAGACTAACCCAAGCTTCCAAGCAGGAACAGATTTCATAGCAAATAATCAAATCCCTGAAATTGATTTTGCAACGGTTCACTCTTACCCTGACCAAtg GCTATCAGGTTCAAGTTATGAAGATCAAATCTCATTCCTAAGTCATTGGCTTAATGAACATATACAAGATGCACAGAACACTCTTCACAAGCCAGTTCTCTTTGCTGAGTTTGGTATTTCAACAAAAACTTTTGGTTCTAACACAAAACCAAGGGACCAATTTTACAACACGGTATACTCCAAGATCTATTCGTCGGCAAGTGGTGGCGGCGCAGCTGTTGGTTGCTTGTTCTGGCAACTCCTTGACCAAGGAATGGATACTTTTCGCGACGGTTATGAGGTAGTTATTAGCGAAAGCCCCTCAACGGCTAGTTTGATTGCCCAAGAATCTCAAAAGATGAACCGGATTCGAAAAAAGTACTAA
- the LOC140179774 gene encoding glucose-1-phosphate adenylyltransferase large subunit 1-like, with the protein MDSALAILNNTSSINLVSKGVGRKTSSSFWGESAKKESLNSRFFITQPCNMNLMNKRKLKHGIAHAVYTPDMNSMVYPKVIFQNPKPNPENVAAIILGGGAGTRLFPLTSTRAKPAVPIGGCYRLIDIPMSNCINSGVKKIYVLTQYNSFSLNGHLSRTYNCGNGVFTGTDFVEVLAATQTPGEAGKEWFQGTADAVRRFIWVFEDAKHKNIENVLILSGDHLCRMDYMKFLERHTESNADVTIACVPMDESRASDYELVKIDRMGRVRQFAEKPKGSDLKEMQVDPNILGLPAKEAKENLYMASMGVYVFRTEILLKLLRLSCPSCNDLGSEIIPTAVRDHKVQSYLFRDYWEDIGTIKSFYDANMALTEQPPKFEFYDPKTPFYTSPRFLPPTKVLKSKIVDAIISHGCFLSECNIQRSVIGVRSCLASGSVLEDTMMMGADYYETDSEIESLVARGKVPIGVGENTKIRNCIIDKNARIGRDVIIANCDGVQEADKPEEGFYIRSGIIVVVKNATIKDGTVI; encoded by the exons ATGGATTCAGCTCTTGCAATCTTGAATAACACGAGTAGCATTAATCTAGTTAGCAaaggagttggaagaaaaacgaGTTCTAGTTTCTGGGGTGAAAGTGCAAAAAAGGAGAGTTTGAATAGCAGGTTTTTCATTACTCAACCATGCAACATGAATTTGATGAACAAAAGAAAGTTGAAGCATGGCATTGCACATGCTGTATACACACCAGATATGAATTCCATG GTATACCCTAAAGTTATTTTTCAGAATCCAAAACCAAATCCAGAAAATGTAGCTGCCATAATTTTGGGTGGTGGTGCTGGAACTCGACTCTTTCCTCTAACTAGCACAAGAGCCAAACCCGCT GTTCCAATTGGAGGATGTTACAGACTCATAGACATTCCTATGAGCAATTGCATCAATAGTGgggttaaaaaaatatatgttctAACACAGTACAACTCTTTCTCCCTCAATGGCCATCTCTCTCGCACTTATAATTGTGGAAATGGAGTGTTCACTGGAACTGACTTTGTGGAG GTCTTGGCTGCTACTCAAACTCCTGGAGAAGCAGGAAAGGAATGGTTCCAAGGAACAGCTGATGCTGTGAGAAGATTTATATGGGTTTTTGAG GATGCCAAACACAAGAACATTGAGAATGTGTTAATACTTTCTGGTGATCATCTTTGCCGGATGGACTACATGAAATTTTTGGAG AGACATACTGAATCAAATGCTGATGTCACAATTGCTTGTGTACCAATGGATGAAAG TCGTGCATCAGATTATGAGCTGGTAAAAATTGATAGAATGGGACGGGTTAGGCAGTTTGCAGAAAAACCAAAAGGATCAGATTTGAAGGAAATG CAAGTTGATCCCAACATTCTAGGATTACCTGCAAAAGAAGCAAAGGAAAATCTTTACATGGCATCCATGGGAGTTTATGTATTTAGAACTGAAATTCTGCTGAAACTACTAAGATTGAGTTGTCCTTCTTGTAATGACTTGGGATCTGAAATCATCCCAACAGCAGTGAGGGATCACAAAGTCCAA TCATATTTGTTTAGAGACTATTGGGAAGATATTGGAACTATAAAGTCCTTCTATGATGCAAATATGGCCTTAACAGAACAG CCTCCAAAATTTGAATTCTATGATCCAAAGACGCCTTTCTACACTTCCCCAAGATTCTTACCTCCCACTAAAGTACTAAAATCTAAG atCGTGGACGCAATTATTTCGCATGGTTGCTTTTTGAGTGAGTGTAACATTCAACGTTCAGTCATTGGCGTCCGCTCGTGTTTGGCGTCTGGTTCAGTTCTTGAG GATACAATGATGATGGGAGCAGACTACTATGAAACTGATTCTGAAATTGAATCTCTTGTAGCACGAGGAAAGGTCCCAATTGGTGTTGGAGAGAATACCAAAATCAG GAATTGCATAATCGACAAGAATGCCAGGATAGGAAGAGATGTGATTATTGCAAATTGTGAT GGTGTACAAGAAGCAGACAAGCCAGAAGAAGGATTTTACATTAGGTCAGGCATCATAGTTGTAGTGAAGAATGCAACAATTAAGGATGGAACAGTTATCTAA
- the LOC140179776 gene encoding large ribosomal subunit protein bL31c-like yields the protein MAQCITNTFLHPKPFHPLPSKTKPVGNCRVGVTCKKKDIHPQYHEDAKVYCNGELVMTTGGTQKEYVVDVWSGNHPFYLGSRSAVMIDDDQVEKFRKKFSELTEIMEIPVLKGEIVIPSRRRGIQKGGKKK from the exons ATGGCGCAGTGCATAACCAACACATTCCTCCACCCAAAACCCTTCCATCCTCTCCCATCCAAAACAAAACCC GTGGGAAATTGCAGGGTAGGGGTGACGTGCAAGAAGAAGGATATACACCCGCAGTACCACGAGGATGCTAAAGTGTACTGCAACGGGGAACTCGTGATGACTACCGGTGGAACCCAGAAGGAGTACGTGGTTGACGTTTGGTCAGGTAACCACCCCTTTTACCTGGGTAGCCGGTCAGCGGTTATGATTGACGATGACCAAGTTGAGAAGTTTAGGAAGAAGTTCAGTGAGCTCACTGAAATTATGGAGATTCCGGTACTCAAGGGTGAAATCGTAATTCCCTCCAGGCGCAGGGGTATTCAGAAAGGTggcaagaagaagtag